In the Pogona vitticeps strain Pit_001003342236 chromosome 2, PviZW2.1, whole genome shotgun sequence genome, gggaaagtgtgaaggcaagagaagggaacgacagaggatgaggtggttggacagtgtcattgaagcgagcaacatgaatttgacacaactctgggaggcagtggaagacaggagggcctggcgtgctctggtccatggggtcatgaagagttggacacgactaaacgacaatgactcAAGTCTTATCTGTGGCTTGAACTATGCCAAGGAGAAGTGTATTGCTGGTCTATATCTTTCATTTATGTAAAAACAGATACTAATCACGAGGAGACATTCTTTTCAGAAAAGAAGCCAGAGGTACCACAGAGCTTGATGGGAATGAGCTTCATCCGTGTGCTTGAATGAGCTCAGGAGATGGCcctgttttttcctttcccttgcaCACGTAAATGGGTTTTGGCTGATTGCTCATAAAAGCAAATGCTCCTCCATGCACTAAATCCCTACCGAGGTTCTAGTTTTTATCCAGTCattatatggaacaactgagcaATCAGAAAGACGTTTCAAGGTGCTGTTAGTGCCACAGGGCAGTTAAggctgttctccttttctgtaggTGTCCTAAGAAAGTAGCCTCAGTGTGGTAAAGTAGATAGAACGATGGACTGGGATTCTAGACGCCAGGGTTTGactccccatttggccatggaaactcactggaggagcaaaactggtaaagccactccttaaatatctcccttaccttgaaagcctattaGGGTCCCTATATCAGTTCTGACCTGATATAACTAGCAAACTAAAAAGGCAATGTGTTGTGAACTGGAGCttcaatttatttaaatgttttcaacTCCATCCACCTGCTTTCCCCTGCAAGAGTGTACACTGGTGAATAAAGTTCCTTTAGTAGGAGGATCACATCCAAACGTGATAAACTGTATTGCTCACTGTAGGTTTTGGAGGCGTAGGGAGATGAGAAATTGGTATGTACCCCATTCTAATGGTTTGGTTATGAAGCTAGTAAAGAGTTTTGTCCTCAAGTACACtgcaatattttatatatttactaCTTggtcctagatcagtggttccaaccttgggtccccagatgttcttggactaaaacttccagaagccttcaccactacctgtgttggccaggatttctgggagatgtattccaagaacatctggggatccaaggttgggagccactttCCTAGATGGCTGTCAACAAGCCACTATGACTCTTTTTACTGGGCCATTATTGTAAGATGAAAACTATTCCTACAGCTCAGCATTCTGTGGCAGACCATCTCCTGAAGAACTGCTTGCCATAAAGTCCTGAAACACAACGCcactttttctctgctttttccatATGTTCCAAGTCCACTTCTTTGATTTGCTTATTAAATCCCAGCACCCTGTAATGATCTTGTGCAGCACAAAAAACATTTTcatagatttttatttaaatttcacTTAAATAAAACCCTTAATTAGAAAAACAAAACGTTAAAAATTGTGAACTTGAAAGATACACACAAAGTGCAAGGGGAACTGGACGGAGGAAAGGAGAACAGCAGTTCCGGTTAGATTAGGACGATTTGTTGTGGGCTCTGCCCCATAAACGACACCTTGTGCCCATATTCAGCAGAGTAAGACCGCTATAGCAGCTAAGGAATGGAGTTttcaaccccacccaccccagcacaCACATAATTAAACACCTTCATTATAGAGAAAATGCACCCAAAAGCTGACACCACACAACTTTTACACACTTACATTAATAATGGCAACTTGAACGATCAAGGGTCAAAAAGTTCACCCACAGGAAAGGTGACAAAAATGTAGAGGTCACAGTGGAAAGGTCAAAAACAGAGTTCAAGAATTCAGAGGTGAAGTTGCACAATTTGGAGCTCACAGGGCACAGGTTTAGAAGACCATTCTTTCAAAAGGTTCAAGATGAAAAGGTTAAATCAGCATTCAAGAGGTCACAGTTGAGAGGTCAAAAGGCCACAGTggaaaagaaaacaggcaaaAGTTGCAAGACCACCACAGACTGGAGTTCAAGATTCATCACAGAAGGGTCACACATCTAAAACGTCAAAGGTCACCATGGAAAAGCCAGTGCTCAAGTGTCCCTGAGGAAAGTTAAAAAGATTTCAATGGTTGTGATGAAGAGGTCACTTCATGAGGAAGATCCAGTGGAGAAGATTCCCTGGTTAAGGGCCACAAGTTAAAGAGGTCATGGTGGAAGGACACAACAGGCAGTGCTGCCAGGCCAAATTTCAGAGGCATCCCctccccgccacacacacacacacaaacaccaggaAATGTTCAATACATGAGGTTCTGAAAACCCAGAAACCCTGACTTCAAGCTTGATCATCCTGCCCAGAAGTCCATGAGAGAAGAAGATAATGTTAAGCTACAACACAATTCTTGTCCCGGACAACCCGTAGTCTTCGGCGTTGCTTGTTAAGTGTCGAGTCAGTGGATGGTGCAGTCTCTACAGGGTTGGTTCCACCTCGGAGGTGGGGTGGCAAGGGTATAGGCTCCCCCAGAAAGTAGCCTTCTTCCTCGGAGGAGGAATCTGAGGAATCGGAAGAGCTGAAGTCCCATCCCCTAGGGGGGTAACGTCGATGCCAGGAAGGAAAAGCACCTTCAGAAGCTGAATAGGAGAGATggcctctcctcccctccctgacGCCCTTCCTTGGCCTCCAGCCCGGGTTCCCCAAGTTGAGAGAGTTGTCTGAGGTGGAGCGAGGGTGTCCCCTGCCGGCATCTCTGTTCTGAAGTAGCTTGGGATCGGTGGATGCCTGCTCAGGACGAGGGTTGCTGGGCTCTCCTGAGACTAAAGGGTCCCGAAAGCTTACTCGAGGGACGCCTTCCCGTGCAAAGCTCCCTGTCCCCAGCTCCGCTCCCTCACTGAGTCGCAGACGGGGAGGTGCTTGAAGCTTGGAAGCAGAACTGCTGCTCCAGTCAGAGGGCTTAGAGGTGGGGATACCCAACTCGGGCATGGAGTGGCGCAAGGGAGAGGCACGCTGGAAACATGGCCGAGTGTCAGCACCTGgggaacaaacaaaacagagaaagtgAGGCCCACACCCTAAACTTAAAAGACTCCCCCCACTGACCCCATATATTTGTGACAGTGATGCTCTAATTGGTTCTTCCAAACCTGTTCCTGGTTCGCCGTCATTGACCGGAGGTGGGCAAGTGGACGTTCCCCTGGAAGTACATTTCACAGGTTCCTCACAGCTATGGCTACAGGCAGAACCGTTACTATCTGGATCAGAAAGCTCCTCCGCTTCGGTGGGCATCTCCTCCCCAGCACCAGACAATCCGCTCCAGCTCCTTCGGATTTTGGGAGCTGAGTTAGACAGCGTCGGCTGCCCTCCAAAGGAAACGGAACGGGCAACCTGAGAGGACATGGAGCGCTGGGCCTGAATGCGGCGCTGCTGCCAGCTGGCCCGTCGAGAATCCTGGGAACGGGCGCTCTGGAAAGCGGAGTCGCAGGAGTCTGAGCCATTGGGGTCTTCGCCCAGGCTGCAGGCCCGGGAGCAGAAGATCTGGCCCTGCTTGGGCAGGAAAGGCTTCCC is a window encoding:
- the PRICKLE3 gene encoding prickle planar cell polarity protein 3 isoform X1; translation: MFHRGSRRRRSTRALPEVEDPDRGQPCQACGEQCPGFLVHGWRKICQHCKCPREEHAVRMVPVDLERMMCRLISDFQRHSISDDDSGCASEEYAWVPPGLKPEQVYQFFSCLPEDKVPYVNSPGERYRIRQLLHQLPPHDSEAQYCSSLEEEEAKELKLFSQQRKRENLGRGTVRLFPVTITGAICEQCGKQICGGDIAVFASRAGHGACWHPQCFVCTTCRELLVDLIYFYQEGKIYCGRHHAERLKPRCEACDEIIFADECTEAEGRHWHMRHFCCFECEEALGGQRYIMRQSRPYCCRCYESLYAEYCDACGEHIGIDQGQMTYEGQHWHATDACFSCSRCHQPLLGKPFLPKQGQIFCSRACSLGEDPNGSDSCDSAFQSARSQDSRRASWQQRRIQAQRSMSSQVARSVSFGGQPTLSNSAPKIRRSWSGLSGAGEEMPTEAEELSDPDSNGSACSHSCEEPVKCTSRGTSTCPPPVNDGEPGTGADTRPCFQRASPLRHSMPELGIPTSKPSDWSSSSASKLQAPPRLRLSEGAELGTGSFAREGVPRVSFRDPLVSGEPSNPRPEQASTDPKLLQNRDAGRGHPRSTSDNSLNLGNPGWRPRKGVREGRRGHLSYSASEGAFPSWHRRYPPRGWDFSSSDSSDSSSEEEGYFLGEPIPLPPHLRGGTNPVETAPSTDSTLNKQRRRLRVVRDKNCVVA
- the PRICKLE3 gene encoding prickle planar cell polarity protein 3 isoform X2, which gives rise to MVPVDLERMMCRLISDFQRHSISDDDSGCASEEYAWVPPGLKPEQVYQFFSCLPEDKVPYVNSPGERYRIRQLLHQLPPHDSEAQYCSSLEEEEAKELKLFSQQRKRENLGRGTVRLFPVTITGAICEQCGKQICGGDIAVFASRAGHGACWHPQCFVCTTCRELLVDLIYFYQEGKIYCGRHHAERLKPRCEACDEIIFADECTEAEGRHWHMRHFCCFECEEALGGQRYIMRQSRPYCCRCYESLYAEYCDACGEHIGIDQGQMTYEGQHWHATDACFSCSRCHQPLLGKPFLPKQGQIFCSRACSLGEDPNGSDSCDSAFQSARSQDSRRASWQQRRIQAQRSMSSQVARSVSFGGQPTLSNSAPKIRRSWSGLSGAGEEMPTEAEELSDPDSNGSACSHSCEEPVKCTSRGTSTCPPPVNDGEPGTGADTRPCFQRASPLRHSMPELGIPTSKPSDWSSSSASKLQAPPRLRLSEGAELGTGSFAREGVPRVSFRDPLVSGEPSNPRPEQASTDPKLLQNRDAGRGHPRSTSDNSLNLGNPGWRPRKGVREGRRGHLSYSASEGAFPSWHRRYPPRGWDFSSSDSSDSSSEEEGYFLGEPIPLPPHLRGGTNPVETAPSTDSTLNKQRRRLRVVRDKNCVVA